In the genome of Mesorhizobium sp. NBSH29, the window GCAAAACCGCCGACGCCATAATCGCCATCAACAGCATCGCCGCTTGCTGCAGCCTTGAGATCCCAGCCCGCCGAGAAGAACTTGTCGCCGGCAGTTTTGACAATGGCAACGCGCAAGTCCGGATCATCGCGAAACGCCTGAAAAGTCTCGCCAAGCAGACGCGAGGTCTTGAGGTCGATCGCGTTGGCCTTGGGCCGGTCGAGCGTGACCTCAAGAATAGCGCCTTCACGGCGGGTCTTGATCACATCGGTCATGGGTTTCCTCCAGTCACAAGAAGCGCATCGGCGATGAAGGCGCCCTCGCCCTCAGCACATACGATTAGCGGGTTGATGTCGAGTTCGGCGATGCTTCCGGGGTCAGCCAGCGCAAAGGCGCCGATGCTGTGGATGGCGTCAATGGCAGCAGCAAGGTCAGCCTTCGGGCGACCTCTGAAGCCGTCGAGCAGCGGAAACAGTTTCAACCCGCGCAGCGTTGCCTCGATGTCTGAGCGGTTAGCCGGCAGAAGAAGCGTTGTGCTGTCCTGCAACAGCTCGACCAGCACACCGCCGCTGCCCACCGTCATCACCGGCCCGAAAAGCGGATCATGAACAATGCCGACGATGAGTTCTGCAACGGGGTGCTGCACCATTGCCTCTACATAAAGTCCGTGACCGAGGACGGCGAGATCGGAAGCCGCATGTTGAACGGCATTGGCGTCCCTGAGGTTGAGCCGTACAGCGCCAAGCTCGGACTTGTGGGCGAGCCCAAGCGCCTTCACTGCCACGGGATAGCCGATGGCGCTTGCAGCGGCGACCGCCAGTTCCACGGTCTCAGCGCGCCTGCCAGTGGGGACCGGCAGGCCGAACGCGGCAAACATGGATTTGGCTTGTGCTTCATCGGGAGACTGTTGCGCTAAGACCGCCCTCGCGGTGCCACCAGCAACCGGCGGCGACACTTCCCTGCCCCACGCCCGCCCGATCATGGCAGCTGCTTCTACCGCATCCATGGCTTCCGCAATGCCAAGAATAGGCACGATTCCGCGCCGGAGCAGTTCTTCGGCATGCGCCTCTGGAATATTCTCGGCCATCGAGGTGACAATCGCCCCCTTCGCGTCATGCGCTTTCAGCGCCGCGTCGAAGGCGCTGACTGTCGGCCACCAGTCGGCGTCCGAACAGCGGTCGATTCGCGGGAAATCCAGAACCAGCAGGTTGAGGTCGAAACCACCGGATACCATCGCGCCGAAGGTCGCCGTCATCGCCGGCTGGTTGTTCCAGATATAGGTATTGTAGTCGAGCGGGTTGGCGACCGCGACCAGCGGCCCGAGTGCTTCACTGACCCGCATTTTATGAGCGTCCGTCAGCGCCGGGAAAAAGACACTTCGGCCCTCCGCGCTGTCAGCCATGACCGACGCCTCGCCACCCGAGCAGCTCATCGACGACAGCCGGGTGCCGGACAGCGGGCCGACCGCATGCAGCAATTTCAGCGTTTCCAGAAACGATGGAACGGTGTCTGCGCGCGCAATGCCCAGGCGCTTCAGGAAGGCCGAAGAAACAGCATCCGAGCCGGCCAGCGAAGCCGTATGCGAGACGGTCGCAGCCCGAGCCTGTTCGGAGCGGCCAACTTTCATGGCGACAATCGGTTTCTTCAACACGCGTGCTCGCGCCGCCAAAGCCTCAAAGCCCGACGCCGAATCAAAGCCCTCGATGTGAAGTCCCAGGCAGGAAACGCGCTCATCCTCAATCAGTCCGAGCGCCATTTCGGCAAGCCCGGTCTGTGCCTGGTTGCCCGCCGTCATCAGGAAAGCGACGGGTAGCCCTCGCGTCTGCATGGTCAGGTTACAGGCAATGTTGGAAGATTGGGTGATGATGGCCGCGCCGCGCGCACCTGGCGCCAGCCGCGCGCCTCCATGCTGGTCGGGCCACAACAACGCTCCGTCTGCGTAATTGATCAGCCCGTAGCAATTAGGGCCAATAACCGGCATCGCGCCGGCCGCCTCTATCAGCGCATCCTGCAGCCGCGCACCATCCGCATCATAGCTGCCAGTCTCGGCAAAGCCTGCCGCAAAGCACACCGCTCCACCGGCACCGCGTTCGCGCAACTGTCGCACGACATCGATCGTGAGATTGCGATTGACGCCGATAAACGTCGCATCCGGCGACCCCGGCAAGTCAGCCACCGACTTGTATGCCCTGACGCCTTCCACACTATCCTTTGTCGGGTGCACGACCCAGATGTCACCTGGAAAAGCCATTTTGAGCGTCTGCTTGACGACATTGGTTCCAAACCCGCCACCGCCGACTACGCAGATGGATTTTGGCCGAAGCAGGCGTTCCAGGCGGTTCATGCGGTGCTCTCAGCAGCGATAATGGGGTAGTCGACACGGTTCGAAATCAAATTCTCAATCTCGGCGGCATAGGCAACGGTTGCCTCAATGCCTTTCGGGCCGAGCCCGTAGACGCCAGTTCCGATACGCTCGAACCAGGCATAGTGATTGTCCGCCATCAGCCGGCGCGCATGGCCGATCCGGGTCGCCTTGGCGACGACGGACGCCTTGCTTGGCCCGTGCTCGGCCAGCATCCGCAGACACACCAGCGCTTCCTGGCGATACGCGGTGATGAGGTTGCGGCGCGTCGAGCCGCCGGTATTCGGATCACCAACCAGCCGGGCAAATTCGCGCAACAAACGTGTTCTGCGCGGCTTGGATTGCCGCGGCTTGTAGGGCGCGGGGTCGCAATGGACTTCCACAAATCCGTCCGACAGCCTCACGGTGATGAGGCCAAGACCAAGTCGCCGGCACAAGCTTTTGTTTCCGGCGAGCGCAGTCATCGATGCCCGTCCCGACCCACGCGGCACAGCGACATAGACGGTATCGCAAATCGCCTGGCGGTCGATGGCCTGATGCAAAAGAGAAAGCGAAAATCCCGTCTTCAGTTCAACGATCACCGGCTCGTCCCCGTCGCGAACTCCCACGACATCGACGGCGCCGACCTCGCCCTTGACCATATAGCCCTGCCCTTCAAGCAACCGCTTGATGGGCATATAGAGATCAATCTCGCGAATAGCGGCTTTGGTCATGCAGCCAGTCTATCCACCCACAGCCCGCAAAAGCGCTCGCGAAATGATGTGGCGCTGGATTTCGCTGGTGCCTTCCCAGATGCGTTCCACCCGCGCATCGCGCCAGATGCGCTCGAGCGGCAGATCGTCCATCAGCCCCATGCCACCATGAATCTGGATTGCCTCGTCGGCGATGAAAGCAAGCACCTCGGTCGCCTTCAGCTTGGCCATCGCCATGTCTTCATCGGTGACGCTGCCTTGGTCATATTTCCAACCGGCTTCCATCACCAGCAGATTGGCAGCCTTAAGTTCGGTTGCCATGTCGGCCAGCTTGAACGAAACGCCCTGGAATTTGCCGATCTGCTGGCCGAACTGTTGGCGCTCGGCAGCGTAGGAGATGGACAGATCAAGCGCCCGCTCGGCACGGCCGAGACAGGTGGCACCCACCTGCAGCCGCGTTGCACCAAGCCAGGAATTGGCAACCTCGAACCCCTTGTGGACCTCGCCCAGAACCTGGGAAGCCGGCAGCCGGCAATCGTCGAATTCAAGGATTGAGTTGGTGTAGCCGCGATGTGAGACATTGCGATAGCCATCGCGCACGGAAAAGCCCGGCGTACCCTTGTCGACGAAGAAGGCAGTGATTTTCTTGCGTTTGCCGCGCGGCGTCTCCTCCTCGCCCGATGCCATGAAGACGATGGCGAAATCGGCGATGTCGGCATGGCTGATGAAATGCTTGGTGCCGTTCAGGATGAAGTCGCTGCCATCCTGGACCGCACTTGCCTTCATCCCGCGCAAATCCGAACCCGCACCGGGTTCTGTCATTGCCAGGCAGTCGGATTTTTCACCGCGGATACACGGGAACAAATATTTCTCCCGCTGCTCCTGCGTGCCGGCCAAAAGAATGTTGGAGGGTCGCGCGACGCAGGTCCAGTGCAAAGCATAGTTGGCCCGGCCAAGTTCCTTTTCGTAAAGCAGCCAGGTCAGCGTATCGAGGCCGGCACCACCGACATCCTCGGGCATATTGGCCGCATAGAGCCCGGCTGCAATCGCCTTGGCTTTTATCTCGGCGACAAGTTCCGGCCGCAGATGTCCAGTGCGCTCTACTTCCGCCTCATGCGGATAGAGCTCTGCCTCGACAAAGGCGCGTGTGGTCTCGACGATGAGGTTCTGTTCCTCGGTGAGGCCGAAATTCATGACGCACTCCCCCAGTTAAAAGGGCGCGCACCCCCTTCTCCGCCTCGCGTCGCTCGGCCGAAGGGCCGGAGAGGAGACTTTCCGACCTTCACGCCCGCACCTTCTTCTTCTTCAAAGCCTTTGCCTTGGCCGCAGCCGGCGACACTTTGGCGCCAACACCGAGCCGCTTCACATAATCCTTGTGCAGCGCGCCGGCGCCCCAGCCCTTACCTTTGTTTTCCTTCGATAGCGCTTCCATGATGGCGACCAGATTGTTGTCGCGGATTTTTTCCAGTTCGCGGATTGACCATTGGCCGGACTGTTCATCCGATTGCGTCGCGATCAGGTCCACCAGCTCGTCGTTGAATTCCGGCACATCTGTGAGTTTTGTCCATGGCCATTGCAGGCAGGGTCCGAACTGCGCCATGAAATGCCGCATGCCGGCCTCGCCGCCGGCAACGCGATAGACCTGGAACATTCCCATCTGCGCCCAGCGCAGGCCGAAGCCATAGCGCATGATATCATCGAGTTCCTCGACCGTGCAGATGCCGTCCTTAATCAGCCACAGCGCCTCGCGCCACATGGCTTCGAGAAGGCGGTCACCGACAAAGGCCTCGATCTCCTTGCGGATCACCACCGGCTTCATTCCGATCTCGGTGTAGCATTCACGTGCAAGCTCAATCGCCTCGTCCCAGGTCTGCTCGCCGCCAACGATCTCGACAATTGGCAGCAGGTAGACCGGATTGTACGGATGGCCGACTACCAGGCGCTCTGGATGTTTTTTCATCGCCACCTGCATGTCGGTCGGCTTGATGCCGGAGGTCGACGAGCCGACTATGGCGCTGGATGGCGCATGTAGATCGATCTCGGCAAGCACCTTGTGCTTCAGCTCCAAACGCTCGGGCACGCTTTCCTGGATGAAGTCGGCCTCACGGACGGCCTCTTCAATCGTCGCGGCATAGGAAATCTTCCCTTCCTTCGGCAGGCCTGCAGTGGCCAGGCGCTTATAGGCGCGGCGTGCGCCCTTCATCACTTCATCGACCTTGCGCTTGGCCTCCGGGTCGGGATCGAACACCGAAACGTCGATACCGTTCAGCACCAGCCGCGCCACCCATCCGGCACCGATAACACCGCCGCCGATACAGGCTGCCTTGTGAATTGCCATTGTTTTCCCCTCCGGCGCTTCTGCGCGAAATGTTTATACCGCGAGCGGCGCCCGCTTCGTAAGATTGAGTTTTTTACGGACGTCTTCAGGTCCGATCACGCGCGCGCCCATGTTCTCGACGATGGTAACGGCACGCTCCACCAGTTGGGCGTTGGTGGCGAGCACGCCCTTATCGAGCCAAAGATTGTCTTCGAGGCCGACCCGCACATTGCCGCCGGCCAACACTGACGCGGCCACGTAAGCCATCTCGTTGCGCCCAAGCGCAAAAGCCGACCATGTCCAGTCCGCAGGCACATTGTTGACCATCGCCATAAAGGTGTTGAGATCGTCGGGTGCTCCCCATGGCACCCCCATGCATAGCTGCACCAAAGCGTCTGGCTTTAGCACGCCCTCGGAGACCAGCTGTTTGGCAAACCACAAATGCCCGGTGTCGAACGCCTCGATCTCCGGCTTCACGCCAAGCTCGGTCATCATGCCGCCCATGGCACGCAGCATACCGGGCGTGTTGGTCATCACATAGTCGGCTTCGGCAAAGTTCATGGTGCCGCAGTCAAGCGTGCAGATTTCCGGCAGACACTGGCGAATGTGCTCCATCCGGTTAGCCGCACTGCCCATATCCGTGCCTTTTTCGTTCAGCGGCAATGGCTTGTCCGGCGGTCCGAACACCATATCGCCGCCCATCCCGGCTGTGAGGTTAAGCACCACATCGACACCCGCATCACGGACGCGCTCGGTCACCTCGCGGTAAAGCGCCACGTCGCGTCGGGGCGCGCCGCTTTCGGCGTCGCGCACATGGCAGTGAACGATGGCAGCGCCAGCCTTGGCCGCATCTATGGCAGAATCGGCAATCTGCTTTGGCGAGCGTGGCACATGCGGGCTGCGGTCCTGGGTCCCGCCCGAACCTGTCACCGCACAGGTGATGAATACGTCGCGGTTCATGGCAAGTGGCATCGCATGTCCTCCAATAGCAATTCACCCAATGATGACCGGATGATTGCAAAACGCTTTGCATTTTGAGAATGTTTCTTGATGAAAAGCGAAGCACTCTCCATCTTTCGTGAAGAACATGCGCCATTGACCGTTACGCTGCTCGTTCTGTCAGGCTCGTCGCTGATGTGCGTGGCCTCGACGGTCGATCCGTTGCGCGCCGCTAACCGGATTGCAGGCCGGACCGCCTTCGACTGGAAGATCGTTTCGCCAGATGGCGCTCCACCGATCACTACCAGCGGCCTGCCGATCGCTGTCACCGGTCGTTTCGACCCAGATGAAAAAACCGGGATGCTGGTAGCGGTCGGCGGATTTGGTACCCGCGATGCTGCCGTGCCCGGCTTGCTGGCTGGTGTCAGGCGGGCGGCAAAGGCAGCCCGAGCATGCGGCGGCGTGGAGGCCGGCACCTGGCTTCTTGCCCGCGCGGGCCTTCTGGATGGTCGAAGCGCCACGACCCATTGGGAGGATATGGAGGATTTTGCATCAGCCTTCCCCGGCACCGATGTTAGGCCAGACCGATACGTCGTCGACGGGCCTGTTTTCACCACCGGCGGGGCTTCGCCAACCTTCGACCTAATGCTGCACCTCATCCGCACACGGCTGGGCATGGCAGTCGCGCTCGATGTCGCCAGTGTGTTTATTTACGACCAGGCCAAGGCCGCGACTGATGCGCAACCATTGGTCTCGCTCGGCCGCCTCGATGGCTATGACCCGCGGCTCGCGCAGGCTATTCGCATCATGGAAACCCACGTCGATAAACCGCTGACGATATCGGCGATTGCAAGGCGTACAGGCGTCACCGCCCGCACTCTGGAACTGATCTTCAAAGCCTCGATCGGCGAGACGCCAGGCGCCTATTATCTGAGGTTGCGGCTCAACGCGGCGCGCCGGCTGGTGCTGGATACGCGCGTGCCAATGGCGGAAATCGCTGAGCGCGCCGGGTTTTCCTCGGCAGCCACATTTTCACGCGCATTTTCCAGAACGTTCGGCCAGCCGCCAGTACGGCTGAGGCGCAGATAAGCCGGCCAGTCAGGCAGCCTGTTCATGGCCGTCAAGCTCGGCGCGCATACGTTGGGCAAGCTTAGATTGAACGAGCTGCGCGATGGCC includes:
- a CDS encoding acetate--CoA ligase family protein codes for the protein MNRLERLLRPKSICVVGGGGFGTNVVKQTLKMAFPGDIWVVHPTKDSVEGVRAYKSVADLPGSPDATFIGVNRNLTIDVVRQLRERGAGGAVCFAAGFAETGSYDADGARLQDALIEAAGAMPVIGPNCYGLINYADGALLWPDQHGGARLAPGARGAAIITQSSNIACNLTMQTRGLPVAFLMTAGNQAQTGLAEMALGLIEDERVSCLGLHIEGFDSASGFEALAARARVLKKPIVAMKVGRSEQARAATVSHTASLAGSDAVSSAFLKRLGIARADTVPSFLETLKLLHAVGPLSGTRLSSMSCSGGEASVMADSAEGRSVFFPALTDAHKMRVSEALGPLVAVANPLDYNTYIWNNQPAMTATFGAMVSGGFDLNLLVLDFPRIDRCSDADWWPTVSAFDAALKAHDAKGAIVTSMAENIPEAHAEELLRRGIVPILGIAEAMDAVEAAAMIGRAWGREVSPPVAGGTARAVLAQQSPDEAQAKSMFAAFGLPVPTGRRAETVELAVAAASAIGYPVAVKALGLAHKSELGAVRLNLRDANAVQHAASDLAVLGHGLYVEAMVQHPVAELIVGIVHDPLFGPVMTVGSGGVLVELLQDSTTLLLPANRSDIEATLRGLKLFPLLDGFRGRPKADLAAAIDAIHSIGAFALADPGSIAELDINPLIVCAEGEGAFIADALLVTGGNP
- a CDS encoding DUF2161 domain-containing phosphodiesterase; translated protein: MTKAAIREIDLYMPIKRLLEGQGYMVKGEVGAVDVVGVRDGDEPVIVELKTGFSLSLLHQAIDRQAICDTVYVAVPRGSGRASMTALAGNKSLCRRLGLGLITVRLSDGFVEVHCDPAPYKPRQSKPRRTRLLREFARLVGDPNTGGSTRRNLITAYRQEALVCLRMLAEHGPSKASVVAKATRIGHARRLMADNHYAWFERIGTGVYGLGPKGIEATVAYAAEIENLISNRVDYPIIAAESTA
- a CDS encoding acyl-CoA dehydrogenase family protein → MNFGLTEEQNLIVETTRAFVEAELYPHEAEVERTGHLRPELVAEIKAKAIAAGLYAANMPEDVGGAGLDTLTWLLYEKELGRANYALHWTCVARPSNILLAGTQEQREKYLFPCIRGEKSDCLAMTEPGAGSDLRGMKASAVQDGSDFILNGTKHFISHADIADFAIVFMASGEEETPRGKRKKITAFFVDKGTPGFSVRDGYRNVSHRGYTNSILEFDDCRLPASQVLGEVHKGFEVANSWLGATRLQVGATCLGRAERALDLSISYAAERQQFGQQIGKFQGVSFKLADMATELKAANLLVMEAGWKYDQGSVTDEDMAMAKLKATEVLAFIADEAIQIHGGMGLMDDLPLERIWRDARVERIWEGTSEIQRHIISRALLRAVGG
- a CDS encoding 3-hydroxyacyl-CoA dehydrogenase NAD-binding domain-containing protein; the protein is MAIHKAACIGGGVIGAGWVARLVLNGIDVSVFDPDPEAKRKVDEVMKGARRAYKRLATAGLPKEGKISYAATIEEAVREADFIQESVPERLELKHKVLAEIDLHAPSSAIVGSSTSGIKPTDMQVAMKKHPERLVVGHPYNPVYLLPIVEIVGGEQTWDEAIELARECYTEIGMKPVVIRKEIEAFVGDRLLEAMWREALWLIKDGICTVEELDDIMRYGFGLRWAQMGMFQVYRVAGGEAGMRHFMAQFGPCLQWPWTKLTDVPEFNDELVDLIATQSDEQSGQWSIRELEKIRDNNLVAIMEALSKENKGKGWGAGALHKDYVKRLGVGAKVSPAAAKAKALKKKKVRA
- a CDS encoding 3-keto-5-aminohexanoate cleavage protein, which codes for MPLAMNRDVFITCAVTGSGGTQDRSPHVPRSPKQIADSAIDAAKAGAAIVHCHVRDAESGAPRRDVALYREVTERVRDAGVDVVLNLTAGMGGDMVFGPPDKPLPLNEKGTDMGSAANRMEHIRQCLPEICTLDCGTMNFAEADYVMTNTPGMLRAMGGMMTELGVKPEIEAFDTGHLWFAKQLVSEGVLKPDALVQLCMGVPWGAPDDLNTFMAMVNNVPADWTWSAFALGRNEMAYVAASVLAGGNVRVGLEDNLWLDKGVLATNAQLVERAVTIVENMGARVIGPEDVRKKLNLTKRAPLAV
- a CDS encoding GlxA family transcriptional regulator, whose protein sequence is MMKSEALSIFREEHAPLTVTLLVLSGSSLMCVASTVDPLRAANRIAGRTAFDWKIVSPDGAPPITTSGLPIAVTGRFDPDEKTGMLVAVGGFGTRDAAVPGLLAGVRRAAKAARACGGVEAGTWLLARAGLLDGRSATTHWEDMEDFASAFPGTDVRPDRYVVDGPVFTTGGASPTFDLMLHLIRTRLGMAVALDVASVFIYDQAKAATDAQPLVSLGRLDGYDPRLAQAIRIMETHVDKPLTISAIARRTGVTARTLELIFKASIGETPGAYYLRLRLNAARRLVLDTRVPMAEIAERAGFSSAATFSRAFSRTFGQPPVRLRRR